The following coding sequences lie in one Deltaproteobacteria bacterium genomic window:
- a CDS encoding DUF2254 domain-containing protein has protein sequence MGERDPARDGQPAQDGAAGGAGASDTFAGRTLGVLVQFRRAALPSATWTVPVLMILGIASLIYLSSFWLDVLTASRHRQGDDGASLAGLLDTVLDQDIQQARNTLGGLGEVMAAVLGLALTVSSIIVQLAATRFTPHITGLFFRARTNLVILGFFVTSSVYVLWVNFSVGDHYLPHWGVLFSMLLMTTSLLLLFPYFAYVFDFLDPEKIVGRIMDHGLAAATPLRGRAAQATDDRQLRAVEAVEHLANIGLNALQQKDKGIASESIDSLCEFGVRYGETKAAMRQDWHRIPGWNRQSPDFVSLSDEAVDDLRRRGTWLEWKILRQYQMLFGEALGQIKDTCYLIAIDTRRLGEAAGRRADVHALDLAIKFFNTYLRATVNASDIRTAYNILHQYRQLAEFVLSHSREVTSDRERRESLEHRALQIARFMRYYSAVAFERGLAFITEVIAHDIGTLCELAHGLGSRAHDEFLSVFLAVDEHAETKEQEKSLRGVRRAQVKLATMYLCHGAEAVARRIRDDMAEEPLERLRSIWQELESLENREFWEVNDRGTNFDYLPPEQKNQLETYFGWFPGLEPPAAARARRTTSSLLPEAARPAAMRRGQA, from the coding sequence GTGGGCGAACGCGATCCAGCGCGCGACGGGCAGCCGGCCCAGGATGGCGCCGCCGGGGGCGCGGGCGCGTCCGACACGTTCGCGGGCCGCACGCTCGGCGTGTTGGTGCAGTTTCGCAGGGCCGCGCTGCCGAGCGCGACGTGGACCGTACCGGTCCTGATGATCCTCGGCATCGCGAGCCTCATCTACCTGAGCTCGTTCTGGCTCGACGTGCTGACCGCATCGCGGCATCGCCAGGGCGACGACGGTGCCTCGCTCGCCGGCCTGCTCGACACCGTGCTCGACCAGGACATCCAGCAGGCCCGCAACACCCTGGGCGGGCTCGGCGAGGTGATGGCCGCGGTGCTCGGCCTCGCGCTCACGGTCTCGAGCATCATCGTGCAGCTGGCGGCGACCCGCTTCACGCCCCACATCACGGGGCTGTTCTTCCGCGCGCGCACCAACCTCGTCATCCTGGGCTTCTTCGTCACCTCGAGCGTGTACGTGCTGTGGGTGAACTTCTCGGTCGGCGACCACTACCTCCCGCACTGGGGGGTGTTGTTCTCGATGCTGCTGATGACGACGAGTCTGTTGCTGCTGTTTCCCTACTTCGCCTACGTGTTCGACTTCCTCGATCCCGAGAAGATCGTCGGCCGCATCATGGACCACGGCCTCGCCGCCGCGACGCCGTTGCGCGGCCGCGCCGCACAGGCCACCGACGACCGCCAGCTGCGCGCGGTGGAGGCCGTCGAACACCTGGCGAACATCGGGCTCAACGCCCTGCAGCAGAAGGACAAGGGCATCGCGTCGGAGTCGATCGACTCGCTGTGCGAGTTCGGCGTCCGCTACGGCGAGACCAAGGCCGCGATGCGCCAGGACTGGCACCGAATTCCCGGGTGGAACCGGCAGAGCCCCGACTTCGTCAGCCTCTCCGACGAGGCCGTCGACGACCTGCGCCGTCGCGGCACCTGGCTCGAGTGGAAGATCCTCCGCCAGTACCAGATGCTGTTCGGCGAGGCGCTCGGGCAGATCAAGGACACCTGCTACCTGATCGCGATCGACACCCGGCGGCTCGGCGAGGCCGCGGGCCGGCGCGCCGACGTGCACGCGCTCGATCTCGCGATCAAGTTCTTCAACACGTACCTGCGCGCGACCGTCAACGCCTCCGACATCCGCACGGCCTACAACATCCTCCACCAGTACCGTCAGCTGGCGGAGTTCGTGCTCTCCCACAGCCGCGAGGTCACCAGCGACCGTGAGCGTCGCGAGAGCCTCGAGCACCGGGCGCTGCAGATCGCCCGCTTCATGCGCTACTACTCCGCGGTCGCGTTCGAGCGCGGGCTCGCGTTCATCACCGAGGTCATCGCCCACGACATCGGGACCCTGTGCGAGCTCGCCCATGGCCTCGGCTCGCGCGCGCACGACGAGTTCCTCTCGGTGTTCCTCGCGGTCGACGAGCACGCCGAGACCAAGGAGCAGGAGAAGTCGCTGCGCGGGGTCCGGCGTGCGCAGGTGAAGCTGGCGACGATGTACCTGTGCCACGGCGCCGAGGCGGTCGCGCGGCGCATCCGCGACGACATGGCCGAGGAGCCGCTCGAGCGCCTGCGCAGCATCTGGCAGGAGCTCGAGTCGCTCGAGAACCGCGAGTTCTGGGAGGTCAACGACCGCGGCACCAACTTCGACTACCTGCCGCCCGAGCAGAAGAACCAGCTCGAGACCTACTTCGGCTGGTTCCCTGGGCTCGAGCCGCCCGCCGCCGCCCGGGCCCGTCGCACCACGTCGTCGCTGCTGCCCGAAGCCGCGCGACCCGCCGCGATGCGCCGCGGCCAGGCCTGA
- a CDS encoding cupin domain-containing protein: MIDATNDDDLLDPLVLEALANALPSVPPPQPSLRASLFARIGGRDRFLPFLDRLMSLFDLPESETQREIDTIVSPGDAWEELLPGCSFRDFDGGPGLGEAHAGLVRLRPGGVFPAHRHVGEERMLVLQGRVRDEHGNEYRAGDLFVMADGTSHELTVVGDQDAIYAAVVIAMDFLGDDDDGA; encoded by the coding sequence ATGATCGACGCCACCAACGACGACGACCTGCTCGATCCCCTCGTCCTCGAGGCACTCGCCAACGCGCTGCCGTCGGTGCCGCCACCGCAGCCCTCGCTGCGCGCGTCGCTGTTCGCCCGCATCGGCGGCCGGGACCGCTTCTTGCCGTTCCTCGACCGGCTGATGTCGCTGTTCGATCTGCCGGAGTCCGAGACCCAGCGCGAGATCGACACCATCGTGAGCCCGGGTGACGCCTGGGAGGAGCTGCTGCCTGGCTGCAGCTTCCGCGACTTCGACGGTGGCCCCGGACTCGGCGAGGCCCACGCGGGCCTCGTGCGCCTGCGTCCCGGTGGCGTCTTCCCCGCCCATCGACACGTCGGCGAGGAGCGCATGCTCGTGCTGCAAGGTCGCGTACGCGACGAGCACGGCAACGAGTACCGCGCCGGCGACCTCTTCGTGATGGCCGACGGCACCAGCCACGAGCTCACCGTCGTCGGCGACCAAGACGCAATCTACGCGGCCGTGGTGATCGCGATGGATTTCCTCGGCGACGACGACGACGGCGCCTGA
- a CDS encoding sigma-70 family RNA polymerase sigma factor has product MSELDDVDLMREAARGEVGAISIIYDRFAGLLMTMAEKILLDRAMAEDLVHDVFLEVWRHAAGYDPARGSVRTWILVRLRSRALDRLRSARTRREVSNDDGEPVSAVTDEREDPGLEPDRKAVRRALAELPVEQREVIELAYFHGLSSSEIATRMGSPLGTVKSRTAAGLAKLRSVMHIDEGRVDAAGPSARREVLR; this is encoded by the coding sequence GTGAGCGAGCTCGACGACGTCGATCTCATGCGCGAGGCGGCGCGGGGCGAGGTCGGAGCGATCTCGATCATCTACGATCGATTCGCTGGTCTGCTCATGACGATGGCCGAGAAGATCCTGTTGGACCGCGCCATGGCAGAGGACCTCGTGCACGACGTGTTTCTGGAGGTGTGGCGCCACGCCGCCGGCTACGATCCCGCGCGGGGCAGCGTGCGCACGTGGATCCTGGTGCGCCTGCGCAGCCGCGCCCTCGATCGACTCCGCTCCGCGCGGACCCGCCGAGAGGTCTCCAACGACGACGGCGAGCCGGTGTCGGCGGTGACCGACGAGCGCGAAGATCCGGGCCTCGAGCCCGACCGCAAGGCGGTTCGCCGCGCGCTCGCCGAGTTGCCCGTCGAACAACGCGAGGTCATCGAGCTGGCCTACTTCCACGGCCTGAGCTCGTCGGAGATCGCGACCCGGATGGGCTCGCCACTGGGCACCGTCAAGTCGCGCACCGCCGCGGGGCTGGCGAAGCTGCGCTCCGTGATGCACATCGACGAGGGGCGCGTCGACGCGGCCGGGCCATCGGCACGAAGGGAGGTCCTGCGATGA
- a CDS encoding SCP2 sterol-binding domain-containing protein, whose product MTRPSMRDTPAEVEAIFRCLPARLRLDRVKDYRGVFHFDIRESATPQWTVVIENGACHVEPGFVGEPTCNITMDERTFLGIETGKLNAVFAFVKGRIKVTNVGQMRRYDRAFYRFHDVPSDGPDGAGGTAELEADADPDAPTER is encoded by the coding sequence GTGACGCGACCATCGATGCGCGACACCCCCGCCGAGGTGGAGGCCATCTTTCGCTGCCTGCCCGCACGGCTGCGCCTCGATCGCGTGAAGGACTACCGCGGGGTGTTCCACTTCGACATCCGCGAGTCCGCGACGCCGCAGTGGACGGTGGTGATCGAGAACGGTGCATGCCACGTCGAGCCTGGCTTCGTCGGCGAGCCGACGTGCAACATCACGATGGACGAGCGCACCTTCCTCGGCATCGAGACCGGCAAGCTGAACGCCGTGTTCGCGTTCGTGAAGGGGCGCATCAAGGTCACCAACGTGGGGCAGATGCGCCGCTACGATCGGGCCTTCTACCGCTTCCACGACGTGCCGAGCGACGGCCCCGACGGCGCTGGCGGCACCGCCGAGCTCGAGGCCGACGCCGACCCCGACGCGCCGACCGAGCGCTGA
- a CDS encoding FAD binding domain-containing protein, giving the protein MIVFPKSLQEAAAATGTVRAGGTDLMERRRGLELVDLRDVEDARTIEALPGGAARIGALVPIAAIAAHDGLRASHPGLTAAAGGLATPQIRAVGTLGGNLLQRTRCWYYRSHEAVCLKKGGDQCFARAGDHLFHACFDLSPCASVHPSTLAMALLAYDATVDVVGAAVDTVGALIGDGGDPTRDHHLPPGAVLRSVTVPPKVVGERAAYMRAISRARAEWPLVEVLARVGVQGDAIAWAKVAVGGVAGVPLRLAAVEAALVGAPAQPEALPKAAKLARDGAEPLPMTGYKVELLEASVLEALELALLAEPVR; this is encoded by the coding sequence ATGATCGTCTTCCCAAAGTCCCTGCAGGAGGCCGCAGCGGCCACCGGCACCGTGCGCGCCGGCGGTACCGATCTGATGGAGCGACGGCGCGGGCTCGAGCTCGTCGACCTGCGCGACGTCGAGGACGCGCGCACGATCGAAGCGCTTCCCGGCGGCGCCGCGCGCATCGGTGCGCTCGTGCCCATCGCCGCCATCGCGGCCCACGACGGCCTGCGCGCGAGTCATCCGGGCCTCACGGCCGCCGCCGGTGGGCTCGCGACGCCGCAGATCCGTGCGGTCGGTACCCTCGGAGGCAACCTGCTGCAGCGCACGCGGTGTTGGTACTACCGCTCCCACGAGGCCGTGTGCCTCAAGAAGGGCGGCGATCAGTGCTTCGCCCGCGCCGGCGATCACCTCTTCCACGCGTGCTTCGATCTGAGCCCGTGCGCGTCGGTGCACCCGTCGACGCTCGCGATGGCGCTGTTGGCCTACGACGCGACCGTCGATGTCGTCGGCGCCGCCGTCGACACGGTGGGTGCGCTGATCGGCGACGGCGGCGATCCGACCCGCGATCATCACCTGCCGCCGGGCGCAGTGCTGCGCAGCGTGACGGTGCCGCCGAAGGTCGTCGGCGAGCGGGCGGCCTACATGCGCGCGATCTCCCGCGCGCGCGCCGAGTGGCCGTTGGTCGAGGTGCTCGCGCGGGTGGGCGTGCAGGGAGATGCGATCGCATGGGCGAAGGTCGCCGTCGGTGGTGTCGCCGGCGTGCCGCTGCGGCTGGCGGCGGTCGAGGCGGCGCTGGTCGGCGCGCCCGCGCAGCCCGAGGCGCTGCCCAAGGCCGCGAAGCTCGCCCGCGACGGCGCCGAGCCGCTGCCGATGACCGGCTACAAGGTCGAGCTGCTGGAGGCCTCGGTGCTCGAGGCGCTGGAGCTGGCGTTGCTCGCGGAGCCGGTGCGATGA
- a CDS encoding molybdopterin-dependent oxidoreductase has product MTASTTRRGFLRGGVGAALLGGACRPGVHGEAAPEGTPPDAAPRERVDVATTINGEARSLSVGAEDSTLEVVRGLGLTGSKHGCGHGACGACTMMLDGTPVTTCLLPATSLHRRAVQTIEYVATAPDDLHPVQRAFAAEDALQCGYCTPGFVIESVAFYERWRAAHGGSEPSRDEVAAALAGHLCRCGSYEAIYRAVQGACAGRFDRATASPRIEAADKLTGRAVYTVDVRLPGMLHAKVLHAPWAHARVRKLDWSKALALPGVRGVVDMLGPAKLVRHAGQEILAIAAVDEATATRALALVELDADVLPPLLTMTAALAPGAAAIYPNGDRGHPSNATEGPLLPQRWHGNRRGPFKLFSKHGDKANRAIEEARSIGVVAEGSFRTQVQCHTALEPHAAVAAWDGPDRLTVYLSTQSVQMMAHDIAERFELREENVRVVAEHVGGGFGAKATLGPEAIVAIELARTTGAPVRYALERSAEIMLGGNRPGATIEVALATDKAGEMVGLRAKSTSTAGVAVGTVTSVMFRIIYPDAPRDLQDEDVVTHAPAGKPFRGPGGPPAVFALESTVDELAHLRGEDPLAVRKRWDPNPARKPLYAWAEGIPAWRDRGPVASDKGRFRRGVGVACGAWFAFAEPSTRLQLEITADGLLASCSTQDIGNGSRSSIANLVSHRFDLRPTQVEVRIGDSRYVHGPMAGGSRSTSSLAGACDDACDQLQDELVEFASRRWHLRGAERDPKGVRHDGGVIPWRALVGIAPKLLVVGRRKRDKGGYFLPPLAGLAVERYVSGSLQIAHVEVDTRLGRVRVLETWLGAGVGRIVSPALARSQAEGGVIQGIGYALYEERRLDPRAGFLLTAGLEDYRIAGIGDIGPIHVHFDEHGYEKVPGHNVGLGELVTLTPAAAIANAVHHATKWRPRELPLRPDRVLEGLRG; this is encoded by the coding sequence ATGACGGCATCGACGACTCGGCGAGGGTTCCTGCGCGGCGGTGTCGGTGCCGCGTTGTTGGGCGGCGCGTGCCGCCCGGGCGTGCACGGCGAGGCGGCGCCGGAGGGCACGCCGCCCGACGCCGCGCCGCGCGAGCGGGTCGACGTCGCCACGACGATCAACGGCGAGGCCCGCTCGCTGTCGGTCGGTGCGGAGGACTCGACGCTCGAGGTCGTGCGTGGGCTGGGGCTCACCGGCAGCAAGCACGGCTGCGGCCACGGGGCCTGCGGCGCGTGCACGATGATGCTCGACGGCACGCCGGTGACGACCTGCCTGCTGCCGGCGACCTCGCTGCACCGCCGCGCGGTGCAGACCATCGAGTACGTCGCGACCGCGCCCGACGATCTGCACCCGGTGCAGCGCGCGTTCGCAGCCGAGGACGCGCTGCAGTGCGGCTACTGCACGCCCGGCTTCGTGATCGAGTCGGTCGCGTTCTACGAGCGCTGGCGGGCGGCCCACGGCGGCAGCGAGCCCTCGCGCGACGAGGTCGCCGCCGCGCTGGCGGGTCACCTGTGTCGCTGCGGATCGTACGAGGCGATCTACCGCGCGGTGCAGGGCGCGTGCGCAGGCCGGTTCGATCGCGCAACCGCGTCGCCGCGCATCGAGGCCGCCGACAAGCTCACCGGACGCGCGGTGTACACCGTCGACGTGCGGCTGCCGGGCATGCTGCACGCCAAGGTCCTGCACGCGCCCTGGGCCCACGCCCGCGTGCGCAAGCTCGACTGGTCGAAGGCGCTCGCGTTGCCGGGTGTGCGCGGCGTGGTCGACATGCTCGGCCCGGCCAAGCTGGTGCGCCACGCCGGCCAGGAAATCCTCGCGATCGCGGCGGTCGACGAAGCGACGGCCACTCGCGCGCTGGCGCTGGTCGAGCTCGACGCCGACGTGCTGCCGCCGCTGCTCACGATGACGGCCGCGCTCGCGCCCGGGGCCGCGGCGATCTATCCCAACGGCGACCGCGGCCATCCGTCGAACGCGACCGAGGGGCCGTTGTTGCCGCAGCGCTGGCACGGCAACCGTCGCGGTCCGTTCAAGCTGTTCTCGAAGCACGGTGACAAGGCCAACCGCGCGATCGAAGAAGCCCGCAGCATCGGCGTGGTCGCCGAGGGCAGCTTCCGCACCCAGGTGCAGTGCCACACCGCGCTCGAGCCCCACGCTGCGGTCGCGGCCTGGGATGGGCCCGATCGCCTGACCGTGTACCTGTCGACGCAGTCGGTACAGATGATGGCGCACGACATCGCGGAGCGCTTCGAGCTGCGCGAGGAGAACGTGCGCGTGGTGGCCGAGCACGTCGGCGGTGGCTTCGGGGCCAAGGCGACGCTCGGCCCCGAGGCGATCGTCGCGATCGAGCTCGCGCGCACCACCGGTGCACCGGTGCGCTACGCACTCGAGCGCAGCGCCGAGATCATGCTCGGTGGCAATCGCCCCGGCGCCACGATCGAGGTCGCGCTCGCCACCGACAAGGCCGGCGAGATGGTCGGCCTGCGCGCCAAGTCCACCAGCACCGCCGGCGTCGCGGTCGGAACCGTCACCAGCGTGATGTTCCGGATCATCTATCCCGATGCGCCCCGCGACCTGCAGGACGAGGACGTGGTGACCCACGCGCCGGCCGGCAAGCCGTTCCGGGGCCCCGGCGGGCCGCCGGCCGTGTTCGCGCTCGAGTCGACCGTCGACGAACTCGCCCACCTGCGCGGTGAAGATCCGCTCGCAGTGCGCAAGCGCTGGGATCCGAACCCCGCGCGCAAACCTCTCTATGCCTGGGCCGAGGGCATCCCGGCGTGGCGCGATCGCGGCCCGGTGGCCAGCGACAAGGGTCGCTTCCGCCGCGGGGTCGGGGTCGCGTGCGGGGCGTGGTTCGCGTTCGCCGAGCCGAGCACGCGGCTGCAGCTCGAGATCACCGCCGACGGTTTGCTGGCCTCGTGCTCGACCCAGGACATCGGCAACGGCAGCCGCAGCAGCATCGCCAACCTCGTGTCGCATCGCTTCGATCTGCGGCCGACGCAGGTCGAGGTGCGCATCGGCGACTCGCGCTACGTGCACGGCCCGATGGCCGGCGGCAGCCGCTCGACCTCGTCGCTCGCAGGCGCCTGCGACGACGCCTGCGATCAGCTGCAAGACGAGCTGGTCGAGTTCGCGTCGCGGCGCTGGCACCTGCGTGGGGCCGAGCGCGACCCCAAGGGCGTCCGCCACGATGGCGGTGTGATCCCCTGGCGCGCTCTGGTCGGCATCGCACCCAAGCTGCTCGTGGTGGGACGACGCAAGCGCGACAAGGGCGGCTACTTCTTGCCGCCGTTGGCGGGGCTCGCGGTCGAACGCTACGTGTCGGGCTCGCTGCAGATCGCCCACGTCGAGGTCGACACCCGCCTCGGTCGCGTGCGCGTGCTCGAGACCTGGCTCGGCGCCGGCGTCGGCCGCATCGTCTCGCCCGCGCTCGCGCGCAGTCAGGCCGAGGGCGGCGTGATCCAGGGCATCGGCTACGCGCTGTACGAGGAGCGCCGGCTCGACCCGCGCGCGGGCTTCTTGCTCACCGCCGGACTCGAGGACTATCGCATCGCCGGCATCGGCGACATCGGCCCGATCCACGTGCACTTCGACGAGCACGGCTACGAGAAGGTGCCGGGCCACAACGTCGGCCTCGGTGAGCTCGTCACGCTCACGCCGGCGGCGGCGATCGCGAACGCCGTGCACCACGCCACCAAGTGGCGCCCGCGCGAGCTGCCGCTGCGCCCCGATCGCGTGCTGGAGGGTCTTCGCGGATGA
- a CDS encoding UDP-N-acetylmuramate--L-alanine ligase, whose translation MFRKSDTHIHFVGVGGIGMSGIAEVLLDLGYRVTGTDLADSDTTRRLAQRGATIHTGHAAVHLGDADVVVVSSAVGRDNPELIAARQRKIPVIPRAEMLAELMRLKQGVAIAGSHGKTTTTSLIASILHAAQLDPTVVIGGKVNALGSNAKLGAGELLVAEADESDGSFLVLTPTFAVVTNIDSEHLDHYGTLEDVVHAFVGFANRVPFYGMSVVCLDDPNVARILPQLGKRTTTYGITRTDADYVAASIRHEGLVTHFHVIVRGRDHGEFTLRMPGAHNVANALAAIAIADELEVPLETTRATLASFEGVQRRFTVRGEVRDVLVVDDYGHHPTEIRATLGGARSSFGGRRIVAALQPHRYTRLRDNLEGFVACMDDADVVVVTDVYPAGESPIPGIDAARLVELLRARRPDREVVHEPDVALLPARLALLAQPGDLVLTLGAGNITRTGGQLVEALEGLRTLHPTGTER comes from the coding sequence ATGTTCCGCAAGAGCGACACGCACATCCACTTCGTCGGCGTCGGCGGCATCGGCATGAGCGGCATCGCCGAGGTGCTGCTGGATCTCGGCTACCGCGTCACCGGCACCGACCTGGCCGACTCCGACACCACCCGTCGGCTCGCCCAGCGCGGCGCCACCATCCACACCGGGCACGCCGCGGTCCACCTCGGCGACGCCGACGTGGTCGTGGTGTCGTCGGCGGTCGGCCGCGACAACCCCGAGCTCATCGCGGCGCGGCAGCGCAAGATCCCGGTGATCCCACGGGCCGAGATGCTGGCCGAGCTCATGCGCCTCAAGCAGGGCGTGGCCATCGCGGGCAGCCACGGCAAGACCACCACCACCTCGCTCATCGCGTCGATCCTCCACGCCGCGCAGCTCGACCCGACCGTCGTCATCGGCGGCAAGGTCAACGCGCTCGGCTCGAACGCCAAGCTCGGCGCGGGCGAGCTCCTGGTCGCCGAGGCCGACGAGAGCGACGGCTCGTTCCTGGTGCTGACGCCGACCTTCGCGGTCGTGACCAACATCGACAGCGAGCACCTCGACCACTACGGCACCCTCGAAGACGTCGTGCATGCATTCGTCGGCTTCGCCAACCGAGTGCCGTTCTACGGCATGTCGGTGGTCTGCCTCGACGATCCCAACGTCGCGCGCATCCTGCCGCAGCTGGGCAAGCGCACCACGACCTACGGCATCACCCGCACCGACGCCGACTACGTGGCGGCCTCGATCCGCCACGAGGGCCTGGTCACGCACTTCCACGTCATCGTGCGCGGCCGCGACCACGGCGAGTTCACGCTGCGCATGCCCGGCGCGCACAACGTCGCCAACGCCCTCGCCGCGATCGCCATCGCCGACGAGCTCGAGGTGCCGCTCGAGACCACGCGCGCGACCTTGGCCAGCTTCGAGGGCGTGCAGCGCCGCTTCACCGTGCGCGGCGAGGTCCGCGACGTGCTGGTGGTCGACGACTACGGCCACCACCCCACCGAGATCCGCGCGACCTTGGGCGGCGCACGCTCCAGCTTCGGCGGGCGCCGCATCGTCGCTGCGCTTCAGCCCCATCGCTACACCCGCCTGCGTGACAACCTCGAGGGCTTCGTCGCCTGCATGGACGACGCCGACGTCGTGGTCGTGACCGACGTGTACCCGGCCGGTGAGTCACCGATCCCGGGCATCGACGCGGCACGGTTGGTCGAGCTGTTGCGCGCGCGCCGGCCCGACCGCGAGGTCGTGCACGAGCCCGATGTCGCGCTGCTGCCGGCACGGCTGGCCCTGCTGGCGCAGCCCGGCGACCTCGTGCTCACGCTCGGCGCCGGCAACATCACCCGCACCGGCGGCCAGCTCGTCGAGGCGCTCGAGGGTCTGCGCACGCTGCACCCCACCGGAACCGAACGATGA
- a CDS encoding BolA/IbaG family iron-sulfur metabolism protein yields the protein MSHHDTDFQGDVHQAIRDAIEAAIPGALVAVGGSGGHYTIEVTSPVFEGKNMLQSQRLVLGAIAPLMKGDRAPVHAVDSLRTHAS from the coding sequence ATGAGCCACCACGACACCGACTTCCAGGGCGACGTCCACCAGGCCATCCGCGACGCGATCGAGGCCGCCATCCCCGGCGCGCTCGTGGCCGTCGGCGGCAGCGGCGGCCACTACACCATCGAGGTCACCTCACCGGTGTTCGAGGGCAAGAACATGCTGCAGAGCCAGCGCTTGGTGCTCGGCGCCATCGCCCCGCTGATGAAGGGCGACCGCGCGCCGGTGCACGCGGTCGACAGCCTGCGCACCCACGCGAGCTAG
- a CDS encoding metal-dependent hydrolase: protein MTPLGHAGLGVVLAHVDRRLPLAAVVVGAVLPDIDFALVWAPQFNAWHRVVTHNLVFVAATSLVVGVLWSREHRAARWTYVLALALGGLSHLLVDACLDANASNGIGVAIGWPFRDAMWSPFNLLDPAPGGPGWGDPTTALLGALRGLAWELPGIVLAAVLLWRRVRARRARA from the coding sequence ATGACGCCGCTCGGTCACGCGGGGCTCGGCGTGGTGCTGGCCCATGTCGATCGTCGCCTGCCGCTGGCGGCGGTGGTGGTCGGCGCGGTCTTGCCGGACATCGACTTCGCGCTGGTGTGGGCGCCACAGTTCAACGCATGGCACCGCGTCGTCACGCACAACCTCGTGTTCGTGGCTGCAACGTCGCTCGTTGTCGGCGTGCTGTGGTCGCGAGAGCATCGCGCGGCGCGGTGGACCTACGTCCTGGCGCTCGCGCTCGGCGGGCTCTCGCACCTGCTGGTCGACGCTTGCCTCGACGCCAACGCCAGCAACGGCATCGGCGTCGCCATCGGGTGGCCCTTTCGCGACGCGATGTGGTCGCCGTTCAATCTGCTCGACCCGGCGCCCGGGGGACCCGGCTGGGGCGATCCGACGACCGCACTGCTCGGCGCGTTGCGGGGCCTGGCATGGGAGCTGCCGGGGATCGTGCTCGCAGCGGTGCTGCTATGGCGGCGCGTCCGTGCGCGCCGTGCTCGGGCATGA
- a CDS encoding radical SAM protein — MTEPHAPHVLAFSPEELVEHAQRHGITLPIAQARRILVDAWARPDAKRPRETVGRVTRERIAAIVRHDRLVIEERAVDPSDGFVKYLLRAPDGARFEAVRIPLHQPGRFSVCLSSQVGCAMGCDFCATGRLGLRRNLAAWEILAAFVAVRDEAPGRVTGAVFQGQGEPLHNYDEVMRAGHRLRDPCGGSIAGDAITISTVGLVPQIRRYTADRQPFRLIVSLTTTDPVHRRRLLPVASRFGLDELAAALRAHQVARGGRVTLAWVLIAGINDRPDEVARVRELFAGVPIALNLIDVNDARADGYRRADDLARGRLLDALRAADIPFVRRYSGGSARHAACGMLAATRCEGADNQKCATPE, encoded by the coding sequence ATGACCGAGCCCCACGCGCCCCACGTGCTCGCGTTCTCCCCCGAGGAGCTGGTCGAGCACGCCCAACGTCATGGGATCACGCTGCCGATCGCACAGGCGCGGCGCATCCTCGTCGATGCGTGGGCACGCCCGGATGCCAAGCGGCCCCGCGAGACCGTCGGTCGCGTGACCCGTGAGCGCATCGCTGCGATCGTGCGCCACGATCGCCTCGTGATCGAAGAGCGCGCCGTCGATCCCAGCGATGGCTTCGTGAAGTACCTGCTTCGCGCCCCCGACGGCGCCCGCTTCGAGGCGGTGCGCATCCCCCTGCACCAGCCCGGTCGCTTCAGCGTGTGTCTGTCGTCGCAGGTCGGCTGCGCGATGGGCTGCGACTTCTGTGCGACCGGGCGCCTGGGGCTGCGCCGCAACCTCGCGGCATGGGAGATCCTCGCGGCGTTCGTGGCGGTGCGCGACGAGGCGCCCGGACGCGTGACCGGGGCGGTGTTCCAGGGTCAGGGCGAGCCGTTGCACAACTACGACGAGGTCATGCGCGCCGGCCATCGCCTGCGTGATCCATGTGGCGGCTCGATCGCCGGCGACGCGATCACGATCTCGACGGTCGGGCTCGTGCCGCAGATCCGCCGCTACACCGCCGATCGTCAGCCGTTCCGGCTCATCGTCTCGCTCACCACGACCGACCCGGTGCACCGCCGCCGCTTGCTGCCGGTGGCCTCGCGCTTCGGTCTCGACGAGCTCGCCGCGGCCCTGCGCGCGCACCAGGTCGCCCGCGGCGGTCGGGTGACGCTCGCGTGGGTGCTGATCGCCGGCATCAACGACCGGCCCGACGAGGTCGCCCGCGTGCGCGAGCTGTTCGCCGGGGTCCCGATCGCGCTCAACCTGATCGACGTCAACGACGCGCGCGCCGACGGCTATCGCCGCGCGGACGACCTCGCGCGCGGGCGACTGCTCGATGCGTTGCGTGCCGCGGACATCCCGTTCGTGCGGCGTTACTCCGGCGGCTCCGCCCGGCACGCGGCCTGCGGCATGCTGGCGGCGACCCGCTGCGAGGGTGCCGACAATCAGAAGTGCGCGACACCCGAGTAG